The sequence below is a genomic window from Acidobacteriota bacterium.
CGGCATAACAAATCGTGCCGTGGCTACCCAGACCAATCTTCGCGGATGCCGGCGAGGGCGATGCGCAGGTCGCCATGGCGCTCGGGCGGGATGAGGCCGATCTTTTTGATGACCGCGATGGCGGTGGTGTAGAGGTCTATGGGGTCCGAGGTGCGGCGGCGTTCGAGCAGGCGCACGCGCCAGCCTTTGAAGGATGCAGAGGCGATGCGGCGCACGTCCACGCGCAGGCGCGGCGTGTTCAGCGAGCGCCGCACGGCGGCGGCGATTAAGTCGGCGAGAGGGGCGCGAGACGAAATCATCCCGGAAGGCATCCATGCGGCAACTTCGATCTCACGGGCAAGCGAGGAGGGCGGCGGAACTTCCAATCCGTCCTCACGCATACCGCGAATGTGAATCTCAATGGCTTCCCGGATCAGCCGTTCCGTTTCCTCGACCGTGTCTCCAGCCGCAACGCAGCCGGGCAGGTCCGGCACATAGGCGCTGCAATTGTTTTCCCCTTGTTCAATCAGCACGGCATATTTCTTCATGCTACTGCTCTCCTTCCAATCCCGCCTGCCGCAGAATACTCTTCAAAGTCTTCGGGTGCAGATCCTGGCCGGGATGTCCCGTGACCATCAACGCAGCCCTTCTTCACGGGATGCTTGTAGTGCCGGTGGCTGCCTTCCTGCCCGATGGAGTACCAGCCATCGTTTTCAATCAGCCGCATCACATCCCGAATTTTCATGGCTCATTATATCGAGCCGGCGGCGCCGATGTTGCCGCCGTAATCTCAGTCCGTATCGCACGCATTCACTAGGGACAGATACGCAAGCAGATATTCCGTCTCACGTCTCCGAATAAAGGAGGGCGTGAAGAGTGCGCAAATCGGGCGCCCTGGTGAAGCCGAACGTGTCCGCTTGCTCACGCGCGCGGCTCTGTGCTCCGGAGGCAGGCAGGAATGCCTGCCCCACTTACTTCTTCTCGGCGGCGTGGGCGCGGGCGGCTTCCATGCCCTTCAGCGTGGCTTCCAGTGCGCCGGGTGCGCGCTGCTCAAACCATATTTGCTGGCGCTCGGCCATCAGTTCCAGGTTGCGGACGTACAGGGGATTCTTGCGCGTCTCGCGAAATGCCGCGACGACTTTCTTCACGCGTATCCAGGTGAGCATGCCTTCCAGATTGGTCTCGAAGTAGAGGTCTTCGTCGATCATGCCGCGATTGACGATGGCCGCCACCATGTCCCAGTAAGTAATCACCTGGCGGTAGTGCGCGTTGGTCTCGCTGCCCAGCGGACAGATTTCCAGAAAGCCCTTCAGGTCTTCCGCCCAAAAACTGGCCAGCAGCCAGGCGCGTCCCTTGCGCAGCTTCTCTTCGCGGCGCAGGTCGTAAATCTTGATCAACAGTTCCGCGTTATGCGGTTCCAGACGAACCATATTTACCTCGTATGCGAAATCGGCGGAGTCATCGAATAGTTTTGAACCAAAATTTTCTGAATCCAAATTTTCCGAATCGTCCGAAGATTCAAAATTTACCAAATAATTACTTCCATTCATCATACCCGACAGGTGCGAAGTGGCGGGAAAGCTGATCTGAAGTCCCCCCACCCCCCCGAACCCTCAACCCCGAATCCCCAATCCCCAGTTTGTCAATCTGGTCAGAGTGGCCAGCACCGTGAAAGTGTGCACTTTGGGCAGAACCGCAAAAACCGACAATATGTCAGGCTATTTTTTGAGTGCGGGAATGTGGTCGATTCCCCCGAAGTAGGGGCGCAGCGCCTCGGGGATTTCGATGCTGCCGTCCGCCTGCTGGTAGTTCTCGACGACGGCGATCCAGGACCGCCCGGTCGCCAGGCCGCTGCCGTTCAGGGTATGGACCAGCTCCGACTTGCCTTTCGTCCCGGTGCGGAAGCGGATGCCGGCGCGGCGCGCCTGGAAGCTCTCGAAGTTGCTGCAGGAGGAGATCTCGCGATACTCGTTCAGGCCCGGCAGCCACACTTCAATGTCATAGGTCTTGGCGCTGCCGAAGCCCATGTCGCCAGTACACAGGGCCATCACGCGGTAGGGCAGGCCGAGCTTCTGGAGCAGCGCCTCGGCGTTGCTGGTCAGCCGCTCCAGCTCGTCATAGGAGTGGTCGGGGTGCGCGAACTTCACCATCTCCACCTTCTGGAACTGGTGGTTGCGGAAGACGCCCTTCATGTCCTTGCCATAGGTGCCCGCCTCGCTGCGGAAGCACGGCGTGTAGGCCGCGAGGTTGATGGGAAGCTCGGCGGCGTCGAGCGTTTCACCACTGTAAAGATTGGTTACTGGCACTTCCGCGGTAGGGATGAGCCAGTAGTCGGAGCCCTCCAGCTTGAAGAGGTCATCGGCGAACTTCGGCAGTTGTCCCGTGCCGAACAGCGCCGCCGAGTTGACGATGGCGGGCGGCAGGACTTCGCGATAGCCGTGCTCGCGGGTGAGCGTGTCCAGGAAGAAGTTGGCCAGAGCTCGTTCCAGGCGCGCGCCGCCGTCCCAATAGACGCCGAAGCGAGCGCCGGCGATCTTCGCGCCGCGCTCCATGTCCAGGATGCCGAGCTGCTCGCCGAGTTCCCAGTGCGCCTTGGGCTTGAAGGCGAACTCACGCGGCGTGCCCCAGCGGCGAACTTCCACGTTGTCCGCTGCGGAGCGGCCCACGGGGACAGTCTCGTGAGGAACATTGGGATAGGTGGTGAGTATCTCGCGCAACTCTTCGTCCACCTGCTTGACCTGATCATCGAGCAGCTTGATGCGGTCTGAGATACCGCCCATCTCCGCGATGATGGCGCTGGCGTCCTCGCCCTTCTTCTTGAGCGCGCCAATCTGATCGCCAGCCTTGTTGCGCTGGCTCTTGAGCAACTCGACTTCGGTGAGCAGGCGGCGGCGGCTGGAATCCACCTCGCGAAAACGGTCGAGGCGCAGCGCCGAGCCGCGTTCGGCCAGCTTGCGCTCAACCAGTTCGATATTATCCCTTACAAACGACAGGTCCAGCATGGGCTACGCACTCCGCGCACGGTGACTTTTTGGGCTTACGGGCATGGGCCCCAGACTCGGCCGGAAGCACCCTTGATAGCATTTCAACTAATTCATAACAAAGGAACAAACCACAATATCCCACACTTATGGTATACTCTTCTACTTTGCTGTTGCTGAGGAAGTGCCACATTGCATGCAACCGAGTTAAGCTGTGGCTCATCTACTACATAGTAGCAGAACTGTAGAATGTTCGCTCCGCCCCGCCGGCAGAATTGGCGAGTAAGCAAGACGCCGGAGGGTTCGAGGAAGGATGCACAAAAATGCGAACTGCCGCACGCAGTAAAACTGAAGCACGGGGAAAACCTGATGCACGAGGCCGCAAGGTAACCGCCATCCCGCGCAGTCATGGCCGCAAGAGCAAAGTCCCTGCCGCGTCGCTGCATAGCCAAGGCGTGGCCGTGTCTGTGGATGAGCGCGTCGAGGATTTGATCCGCCGCTACCCGGCGCTCGGACGCTCGCTTGGCGTACTGGTATTTGAAGGCAAGAAACGCATCCGCGATTTTCCGCCCGCCGAGCAACTGCGCATTCTGCGCATGGTGCTAGCGCTAAAGAAGGCCTCTGGGGGATAGACATCCCCCAGTTTTTTTTATCCACTGTAACTTTTTACCACCAATCATATTGTTTCCTCCCCTGAAAATCTTGTATCCTGATTAGCTGTGGTTGCGAACGGGGCGCGGTCTGCCACGATCCAAAGACACTGGAGCAGTCGCAAGACCACTTCAAACAAATCGGGCCGAGAAGCCCGCAGCATCGAGGGGAGAATATGGCATACGTAATCGCTGAACCTTGTATTGGAACTAAAGACACGGCCTGTGTGGACGCCTGTCCGGTGGACTGCATTCATCCGAAGAAGGACGCGCCCGGCCATGCCGAGGCCACTCAGCTCTACATTGATCCGGCCGAGTGCATTGACTGCGGCGCATGCGTCCCGGTATGCCCGGTGACGGCCATCTTCGCGCTGGACGAACTGCCCGAGAAGTGGAAGCACTTCACCGAGCTGAACGCCCAGTACTTCGCAAAGTAAGTTGGCGAAGTTTACTTCCCTGCTCGTATAGGTTGTGCGTTTCCTCTCTAGTAATTGGTCTAGTAATTGGCGGGAGTTTCGTATCCGAAGCTCCCGCCTCATTCCCATTCCTTCCTAAAGCCAGCCCGCACCAACTCCGCGCCAAAGCCTCCCCATACCATCCCGCCGCCGAACTCGGCTAGTACGTCCTATTCACAAATAAGGTCCTTTGATCCATTCCTGTATCAATTCAGTTGAACCAGAATCGAATTAGCAAGCATGATGGGAGGGAAATGATTATGCGCCTCTGGTTTGATTGTTCGCACAAGAACACCACGTTTCCAATCACTCTGCCTGATCACGCGCGCAAAGTGCCTGCGACGGTCAACGGGTCCGCGCACCGCACGTACATTGCGTGCCTCGACTGCGGCAGAGAGATTCCCTATAGCTGGGAAATGATGAAACCACTGCCGCGCCGGCTCGCTGCGCTCAAGGCCGTAGTGGCTAGCCAAATCCGAACTGCTGCCTGATTGCCAGTGGTGCTGGAGCGGAATTTGCCGTAATCCATCCCGCGATCAACCGTTGCGAGCCTCAACTCGATTGCTATCGGCCCCCTTACTCCCGTCTATAACTTGTTGCGCCCCTGCTCTGGAGAATCACGAACTGGCGGAGTTCCATATTGCGCTTAATGAGCAGCAAGCGTAATATTGAGGACGGGCAGGCGAAAGGCCACTTTCCCCGCTATCATTTAATATTGATTCAGGACAGGAGAAGGAAATGAAGATTCGGTATTCTCTCCGAGGGATGGTTCGCCTCGCATTGATCATGTTTTCAATTTATCAAATGCCGCTGCGGGCGCAGACACCAGCGAAAGTGCGCATCACCGCCAGCCTCAGCGACGTTTCCATCAACAAGATTCCCTTTATCGTCGCCGAGAACGAAGGGCTGTATGCCAAGTACGGACTGGAAGTGGTGATGACTCCGTTCAGCGCCAGCGCCGCGCGAGTCCACGGCGTGCCGGACAACGTGCCCAAGAGCGTGCGCGACGCAGTCGTCGGTCCCAACATCTCGATCGGCGGCGGCGCGCCCGGCATGTGGGACAAAGCAATTTCATCGGAGCCCAACGACCGCGTGATCATCGGCACCACGGATGACATCGTCCACTGGGACATCGTCGCGCAGCCGGAGTTCAAACGACTTGAGGACTTGAAGGGCAAGCGCTTCGCTATCTCCGGCCTGTCGGCCTGCACCGGCACCGTCGCGCTGGTCGTGGCCAAGCACATGGGCTGGGATCCGGTGCAGGACATGGCCATCCTGGAAGGCAACTACAGCATCACCCCGCTGCAGAAGCGCTGGACCGATGCGCTGATCGCCTACGAAGTCCCCCTGGCCATGGCTATGAAGGCGGGCTATAAGCCGCTCGACCTCGACATGCGCAAGTGGAATGAGAAGATTCCCTGCAACGGTATCTGGACATCGAAGTCATGGGCTCACGCCAACAAGGCCACCGTCATCGCCTATTTGAAGGCGGTTACCGAAGCCATCTCGATGATGAAGAAGGACAAGGAAGTGGCCTTCCGCGCCATCGCCAAATATTACGACTTCAAAGACCGCGAGCAGCAGCAGGTCATCTACAACGGCGCCAAGGAAATGCCGCGCAAACCGTATCCGTCCGTCGAGGGAATCAAGAACGCCATGAAGCTCTACGACGGCGCCGCCATGCGCCGCTTCAAGGCCGAGGACTTCTACGACGACAGCTTCATGAAGGAGCTGGACCAAAGCGGCTTTATCGACAGCCTGTACAAGTAGGATTCCTAAAAGCGAATGGGCGGGGCCGATCGGCTCCCGCCCATTTTTTTTTGCGCCAGGAATGCGCATCCGCCAGAACAATTACTTGGCAAGTGTCGGCGGCTGGTGCTGGATTGGTTCGGGGACGCGGTCGCGGTCGAGCGGCTCCAGCTTGAAGGTGAACTCGACGGGCGCGGTTTGCGGCAGGTAGCATATCTTATCGTCGCAGGCCTGGTAGCGCAGCTTGCCGCGGACCTTCAGCGTCTTATCGCCATCCAGAATGGGCTTCAGGATCGACTCCGCCGCCAGCGTGATGTCCTGCGTCAGGCGGAACTTCGCTTCGTACACCGGGACGATCTCATTGATGGCCGGCAGCAGCAGCAGCTTGCCCTTGGGATAGTTCACGTCTTTCGCGACGTAGTTTGCAGACGCTTCGAGTTCCCACTTGATGGGGATGTAGTTCTTCACCTCCGGCGTGTAGACATGCATTTTCGGCGGCAGCACGAAGTCGGCGACCAGAGTCAGGCGCAGATTGGGTCGAACGACATCCGTGGTCGGATAGTAGCGGACTTCCAGATAATCCGTCTTCACCACGGTCTCCCTGGTTCCTTCCACCGACCCGAATTCCTTTAACAGTATGGTCGGCGTCGTGTAGCGGTCCTGATAGCGGTCCTCGAAGTACTTCGACTTCACCGTGCCGCTCGCGTCCACGATGAACGTGCCGGGATACGGCACGCCCGCCCACAAGTGCCCTGCTGGCACGGCGGTGTTCAGTACGCCGAAAGCGCGGATGGCACTCGACTTCTC
It includes:
- a CDS encoding type II toxin-antitoxin system HicB family antitoxin, whose amino-acid sequence is MKKYAVLIEQGENNCSAYVPDLPGCVAAGDTVEETERLIREAIEIHIRGMREDGLEVPPPSSLAREIEVAAWMPSGMISSRAPLADLIAAAVRRSLNTPRLRVDVRRIASASFKGWRVRLLERRRTSDPIDLYTTAIAVIKKIGLIPPERHGDLRIALAGIREDWSG
- a CDS encoding serine--tRNA ligase — encoded protein: MLDLSFVRDNIELVERKLAERGSALRLDRFREVDSSRRRLLTEVELLKSQRNKAGDQIGALKKKGEDASAIIAEMGGISDRIKLLDDQVKQVDEELREILTTYPNVPHETVPVGRSAADNVEVRRWGTPREFAFKPKAHWELGEQLGILDMERGAKIAGARFGVYWDGGARLERALANFFLDTLTREHGYREVLPPAIVNSAALFGTGQLPKFADDLFKLEGSDYWLIPTAEVPVTNLYSGETLDAAELPINLAAYTPCFRSEAGTYGKDMKGVFRNHQFQKVEMVKFAHPDHSYDELERLTSNAEALLQKLGLPYRVMALCTGDMGFGSAKTYDIEVWLPGLNEYREISSCSNFESFQARRAGIRFRTGTKGKSELVHTLNGSGLATGRSWIAVVENYQQADGSIEIPEALRPYFGGIDHIPALKK
- a CDS encoding ferredoxin family protein, producing MAYVIAEPCIGTKDTACVDACPVDCIHPKKDAPGHAEATQLYIDPAECIDCGACVPVCPVTAIFALDELPEKWKHFTELNAQYFAK
- a CDS encoding ABC transporter substrate-binding protein is translated as MKIRYSLRGMVRLALIMFSIYQMPLRAQTPAKVRITASLSDVSINKIPFIVAENEGLYAKYGLEVVMTPFSASAARVHGVPDNVPKSVRDAVVGPNISIGGGAPGMWDKAISSEPNDRVIIGTTDDIVHWDIVAQPEFKRLEDLKGKRFAISGLSACTGTVALVVAKHMGWDPVQDMAILEGNYSITPLQKRWTDALIAYEVPLAMAMKAGYKPLDLDMRKWNEKIPCNGIWTSKSWAHANKATVIAYLKAVTEAISMMKKDKEVAFRAIAKYYDFKDREQQQVIYNGAKEMPRKPYPSVEGIKNAMKLYDGAAMRRFKAEDFYDDSFMKELDQSGFIDSLYK
- a CDS encoding redoxin domain-containing protein codes for the protein MVFTYDTLPIVQDFARRQKITLPVLADEKSSAIRAFGVLNTAVPAGHLWAGVPYPGTFIVDASGTVKSKYFEDRYQDRYTTPTILLKEFGSVEGTRETVVKTDYLEVRYYPTTDVVRPNLRLTLVADFVLPPKMHVYTPEVKNYIPIKWELEASANYVAKDVNYPKGKLLLLPAINEIVPVYEAKFRLTQDITLAAESILKPILDGDKTLKVRGKLRYQACDDKICYLPQTAPVEFTFKLEPLDRDRVPEPIQHQPPTLAK